Genomic DNA from Streptococcus uberis:
AAGGCAGGAGCTTGAAGCTGCAATTTTTAGTCATTATACGGAAGAAGAACTAGGACAAAAATTTGCCCTCAGATCTTATAGTTTATTAGAAAAAGGATTAAAAACATTAGAAATATATCCGGAAATTATCGAGAAACATCCACAGAAAAAATACTAAGAAAGAGCAACTTTTATAATCATCAAAACTATGCTATAATGAGTGATATCGCGCTCAAGGAGACTATAGAATTATGCAAGTATTAAGAGAAAAAGAATTTGTTAACCAATATCATTATGATGCTAGAAATTTAGAATGGGAAAAAGAAAATGGTACCCCTGAAACGAATTTCGAAGTTACTTTTCAATTGATTAATAAAGATGAAGAAAAAAATGAGACAGTAATGGTTTCTGTCCTACAATTTATCATTGTCAAAGAAGATTTTGTTATTAGTGGTGTTATTTCTCAAATGGTACGCATTATTGATCGTTTGATTGAAAAACCAAGTGAATTCACACAAGAAGAAGTTGAATCTCTTGCTGCACCATTATTAAATATGGTTCAACGTCTAACATACGAAGTCACAGAAATAGCATTAGATCAACCTGGAGTAAATTTGGAGTTTAAAAGTTAATGAAATTAGCAATCATTACTGATAATACAACAGCTATACCGGCGGAATTATCAGGTCACAAAGATATCTTTGTTTTAAATATCCCAGTTATTATTGAAAATGAAACCTACTATGAAGGGATTAATCTAAGTCTCGAAGACTTTTATCAGATGATGTCTCAAAGTGAGGACTTACCTAAAACAAGCCAACCCTCTTTATCAGAGTTAGATGAGTTATTGACAGATTTATCTGCAAATGACTACACTCACGTTATTGGACTCTTTTTAGCGGGCGGTATTTCAGGTTTTTGGCAGAACATCCAATTTCTTGTTGAAGAGCATCCAGATTTAACCATTGCTTTTCCAGATAGTAAAATTGCTTCAGTTCCTGTTGGAAATATGATTGCAAGTATTTTAAACTGGCAAAAGAATGGTCTTGATTTTGAACAATTATTGTCTAAACTCCAACAAAAAATTGATGGCACTTCAGCTTTTATATTGGTTGATGATTTAAATCATTTGGTTAAAGGTGGCCGTTTATCGAATGGTTCTGCTTTAATTGGGAATCTCTTAAGTATCAAGCCAATTCTTTATTTTGATGATCAGGGGAAAATTGTCGTTTACGAGAAAATCAGAACTGAGAAAAAGGCCATGAAAAAAATGGTTGAACTGTTAAATGAGCAGGCTGCAAAGGGTGACTTTGAATTCTCTATTATCAATGCTAATGCCAGTGAAAAAGCTCAACAATTAAAGGAAATGTTAGTCGAAAGTGGGATGCCGGACACCTTCATTGAGTCGCATTTTAGTGCTGTTGTGGGAACACATTTAGGATCAAATGCAGT
This window encodes:
- a CDS encoding DUF1149 family protein, whose protein sequence is MQVLREKEFVNQYHYDARNLEWEKENGTPETNFEVTFQLINKDEEKNETVMVSVLQFIIVKEDFVISGVISQMVRIIDRLIEKPSEFTQEEVESLAAPLLNMVQRLTYEVTEIALDQPGVNLEFKS
- a CDS encoding DegV family protein, with product MKLAIITDNTTAIPAELSGHKDIFVLNIPVIIENETYYEGINLSLEDFYQMMSQSEDLPKTSQPSLSELDELLTDLSANDYTHVIGLFLAGGISGFWQNIQFLVEEHPDLTIAFPDSKIASVPVGNMIASILNWQKNGLDFEQLLSKLQQKIDGTSAFILVDDLNHLVKGGRLSNGSALIGNLLSIKPILYFDDQGKIVVYEKIRTEKKAMKKMVELLNEQAAKGDFEFSIINANASEKAQQLKEMLVESGMPDTFIESHFSAVVGTHLGSNAVALGFSPIIK